A genomic stretch from Shewanella sediminis HAW-EB3 includes:
- a CDS encoding DUF3360 family protein: MSIEQATYKQRRRKASEFESRSAYLEHELSIMDLKRWRVNLPFRDFGIEIEDWVPAVAATIGKVVMVAAMVAAFASQFGLSQEFVAENTRFELLIAGVIFVVFFSAILNPLSNLAGTHGPMIPLIPLIAAAGGHPLALGIMVGLFGLILSATKGGSRLVKLTGEGVRGGLLIYLGAVGLIGQLSKFESWAISSAQDAVPFVVILTSIIIYAYLAKIEKRWLAIPLCSLIAGVVAFAMGVPFEFVTEPGLPNMNPFYWWGETTGWQLGWPQLEHYIAVIPFAILAVAMWSPDFLGHRVFQELNYPKSAKGTLMNVDDTMAVCSIRQIVGAGLGGGNLASSWGTYMIPAAIAKRPIPGGALLTGLLCVLTAVLGFPMDLAMWEPVLRVALLVGVFLPLLEAGMQMVKCSRNSQSAGICMFACALVNPVFGWALTMVLDNLGLIGNKERADSLSRTDKLIIPVAALIICVGSLALVGQLPGIPALL, translated from the coding sequence ATGAGTATAGAACAAGCGACCTATAAACAGCGCCGCCGAAAGGCAAGCGAGTTTGAATCAAGGAGCGCCTATCTTGAGCATGAACTATCAATTATGGATCTAAAACGCTGGCGGGTTAATTTACCGTTTCGTGATTTTGGTATCGAAATAGAGGATTGGGTACCAGCGGTTGCAGCAACCATCGGTAAAGTCGTAATGGTTGCCGCTATGGTTGCAGCATTTGCATCACAGTTTGGCCTGTCACAAGAGTTTGTCGCGGAAAACACCCGTTTTGAACTATTAATTGCCGGTGTCATTTTTGTTGTATTCTTCTCTGCAATCTTGAACCCATTGTCCAATTTGGCGGGCACTCACGGGCCAATGATCCCATTAATTCCACTCATCGCAGCAGCTGGCGGGCACCCTCTTGCGCTTGGGATAATGGTGGGTCTATTTGGTTTAATCTTGAGTGCAACCAAGGGCGGGTCCCGGCTGGTAAAATTAACCGGCGAAGGAGTACGGGGTGGGTTGTTAATATACCTTGGTGCTGTAGGACTTATCGGACAATTAAGCAAATTTGAGTCATGGGCTATAAGCTCTGCGCAAGATGCGGTTCCATTCGTCGTCATTCTTACCTCCATTATTATTTATGCTTACCTGGCAAAAATTGAAAAACGTTGGCTGGCTATTCCACTCTGTTCACTGATTGCCGGTGTCGTTGCATTCGCAATGGGCGTACCGTTTGAATTTGTTACCGAGCCGGGTTTACCCAACATGAATCCGTTTTACTGGTGGGGTGAAACTACAGGTTGGCAATTAGGCTGGCCGCAACTGGAGCACTATATTGCCGTTATTCCTTTCGCCATTCTGGCTGTGGCTATGTGGTCGCCAGATTTTCTGGGTCACCGTGTATTTCAGGAATTAAATTACCCGAAAAGTGCAAAAGGTACACTGATGAATGTAGATGACACCATGGCTGTGTGTTCTATTCGTCAAATAGTCGGTGCTGGCCTAGGTGGAGGTAACCTGGCCTCATCTTGGGGTACATACATGATCCCGGCAGCGATTGCTAAGCGTCCGATTCCAGGTGGTGCTCTACTAACGGGTCTACTTTGTGTGCTGACTGCCGTATTGGGCTTCCCGATGGATCTCGCAATGTGGGAACCTGTTCTGCGTGTTGCTCTTTTAGTGGGTGTATTCCTGCCGCTGCTGGAAGCCGGAATGCAGATGGTGAAGTGTTCGCGTAATTCCCAAAGCGCCGGGATCTGCATGTTCGCTTGCGCCTTGGTCAACCCTGTATTTGGGTGGGCACTGACTATGGTACTCGATAACCTCGGGTTAATAGGTAACAAAGAGCGTGCAGATTCTCTGTCACGTACTGACAAACTTATCATTCCAGTGGCCGCTCTGATCATTTGTGTAGGTTCGTTGGCACTGGTGGGTCAATTACCGGGCATACCTGCTTTGTTATAA
- a CDS encoding DUF3083 family protein translates to MALRHQQKVYLPKDVRSNQYITAEIIVTDALLAHYTDYKTCYQTLSRAIFNLAEQEELYNIHVITNDKLPVVRFHTEAYCFPTAEQIIFFYNPEYHEAQTLHSQDDYRARKIRIVLLATGEEIRSNSANFHIKVQSFLAKLMPQLPEKDLKIKIRDHQHLSYDLFAKAKGNKESYGYKLRSISDRYKARQCPLPEGHGSLCYVTVKLPLSRKLKQALLPTHTDDFTPLYKKLEDTFIQAASGNKLNRIAMVANGLTPLVRNSKFDQVDGTDEVQMLGFDPNIEEQQYIRHWDGNRLVETVNFTIAAGVKDSKDDGLSRYLNRVEDALKSLTSELALDKSREELIVRFHQHISYKAPE, encoded by the coding sequence ATGGCCCTTAGGCATCAGCAAAAAGTGTACCTACCCAAGGACGTTCGAAGTAATCAATACATCACCGCGGAAATCATAGTAACGGATGCCTTGCTGGCCCATTATACCGATTATAAAACCTGTTATCAGACGCTTAGCCGCGCCATTTTCAATCTTGCCGAGCAGGAAGAGTTATATAATATTCATGTGATCACTAACGATAAGTTACCGGTGGTGCGTTTTCACACCGAAGCCTATTGCTTCCCAACGGCTGAACAGATCATATTTTTCTATAATCCTGAGTATCATGAAGCGCAAACGCTTCATAGTCAGGATGATTACCGGGCACGTAAAATCAGGATTGTATTGTTAGCGACGGGTGAAGAAATTCGCAGTAACTCGGCTAATTTTCATATCAAAGTGCAGTCTTTCCTCGCCAAGCTGATGCCTCAACTGCCGGAAAAAGATCTCAAAATCAAAATCCGCGATCATCAACATCTCTCTTATGACCTGTTCGCCAAGGCTAAAGGCAACAAAGAGAGTTATGGGTATAAGCTACGTTCAATCAGCGACAGATATAAGGCAAGACAGTGTCCGCTTCCCGAAGGACACGGTTCACTATGCTATGTCACGGTAAAGCTACCCCTGAGCCGTAAGCTCAAACAAGCGTTATTGCCGACACATACCGACGACTTTACGCCGCTGTATAAGAAGCTGGAAGATACCTTTATCCAGGCCGCATCTGGCAACAAACTTAACCGGATTGCTATGGTGGCTAATGGGCTAACACCATTGGTACGTAACAGTAAGTTCGATCAGGTCGATGGTACCGACGAGGTGCAGATGCTTGGCTTCGATCCTAATATCGAAGAGCAGCAATATATTCGCCATTGGGACGGTAATCGCTTAGTCGAAACGGTGAACTTTACTATCGCCGCAGGCGTAAAAGACTCTAAAGATGACGGACTCAGCCGTTATTTGAATCGGGTTGAAGATGCGTTAAAGAGCCTTACGTCTGAGTTAGCGTTAGATAAGTCACGCGAAGAGCTCATTGTGCGGTTCCATCAACATATTAGTTATAAAGCCCCTGAATAG
- a CDS encoding ammonia-forming cytochrome c nitrite reductase subunit c552 — protein MKIKKLAIAVMLSTVFTGYSMATEVDLYKSENWKKQFPEQYTTWAETEETTPESGKLDDFLASNPNLVSAWAGYGFAKDYNRARGHQFAMTDIIKTLRTGHPVVGHDGKVVGEAMPANCWSCKTPDIARMYDKVGEANFSDNSWSTWGHEMSNSIGCADCHELGSDEIRISRPYAARAMKSIGKDFSKQTQTMQASQTCAQCHIEYYFEGSDSKKVRYPWDHWVPGVKTDYKEVVNYTGTDGLYQGFAAEAKLAYYDQRNFKDWTNAISGVPSLKAQHPEYENMLDRTEHAMDNHLEFGCTTCHMPKATNKAGAKYSNHKVTFDAEQLPESCLSCHEGADFEEIFDERKAEIKKLRFTADGTDPRLTEAHFKAQAIWSANGIKGLEAGKSIGEAKGNYEAALKAGTPLAAEMDSLLTKIRHGQWFWDSATASHGIHAHNPTEAVRLLKKSNSILDEAIAEADLLLTKYAPNYVYDGSKYDTKAKVQPLAGLNFEAMKTSKDNFIEKRVEKEWPVDLK, from the coding sequence ATGAAAATTAAAAAGCTGGCAATTGCTGTCATGCTATCAACCGTATTTACCGGTTATAGTATGGCAACAGAAGTCGATTTATATAAAAGTGAAAATTGGAAAAAACAGTTCCCTGAACAATATACTACTTGGGCTGAAACAGAAGAGACCACTCCTGAATCAGGCAAATTGGATGACTTCTTAGCTTCTAATCCAAACCTTGTCAGCGCTTGGGCTGGCTACGGTTTTGCCAAAGATTATAATCGTGCCAGAGGTCATCAATTTGCGATGACTGATATAATAAAAACGCTGCGTACAGGGCACCCGGTTGTCGGCCATGATGGTAAAGTCGTTGGCGAGGCAATGCCTGCTAACTGCTGGTCTTGTAAAACACCCGATATCGCTCGCATGTATGACAAGGTGGGGGAAGCTAATTTCTCTGACAATAGCTGGTCAACCTGGGGCCACGAAATGTCTAATTCAATCGGTTGCGCCGATTGTCATGAGTTAGGCAGTGATGAAATCAGAATTAGTCGTCCCTATGCCGCTCGAGCAATGAAATCGATTGGCAAAGACTTTTCCAAGCAAACACAGACTATGCAAGCCAGCCAGACTTGTGCTCAATGCCATATTGAATACTACTTCGAAGGTTCTGACAGTAAGAAAGTTCGCTACCCTTGGGATCATTGGGTGCCAGGTGTGAAAACTGATTATAAAGAGGTTGTGAACTACACCGGGACTGATGGCCTTTATCAAGGTTTTGCGGCTGAAGCCAAGCTTGCTTACTATGATCAGCGTAACTTCAAAGACTGGACCAACGCCATTTCGGGCGTACCATCGCTCAAAGCACAACATCCTGAATATGAAAACATGTTAGATCGAACTGAACATGCGATGGATAATCACTTAGAGTTTGGTTGTACGACTTGTCATATGCCTAAGGCGACCAACAAAGCCGGGGCTAAGTACTCCAATCATAAGGTGACGTTTGACGCTGAACAGCTGCCTGAAAGCTGCTTAAGTTGTCATGAGGGTGCTGACTTCGAAGAGATATTTGATGAGCGTAAAGCTGAAATCAAAAAGCTGCGTTTTACAGCCGATGGCACAGATCCTCGCTTAACTGAAGCCCACTTTAAAGCACAGGCAATTTGGTCTGCGAATGGGATTAAAGGTCTCGAAGCAGGTAAGAGCATTGGTGAAGCTAAGGGTAACTATGAAGCGGCATTAAAAGCAGGTACTCCGTTAGCGGCAGAAATGGATAGTTTATTAACTAAAATCAGACATGGACAGTGGTTCTGGGACAGTGCAACAGCGTCTCACGGTATCCATGCACATAATCCTACAGAAGCAGTACGTCTGCTGAAAAAGTCGAATTCGATTTTAGATGAAGCGATTGCCGAAGCCGATCTGTTATTAACTAAGTATGCGCCTAACTATGTTTATGATGGCAGCAAATACGATACTAAAGCTAAGGTTCAACCTTTAGCGGGTCTAAATTTTGAAGCGATGAAAACCTCGAAAGACAATTTTATCGAGAAGCGCGTTGAAAAAGAATGGCCCGTTGATTTGAAATAA
- a CDS encoding nucleoside phosphorylase: MSKQPHIAVSPQQVAEHVIVCGEPDRVNRISALLEQVELLADNREFRLMNGLYQGKLITVCSTGVGAPSAIIALEELNLCGAKYVVRVGSAGALQHDIALGELIVAEAAVRDEGGSKAYVASEFPACANRHLLFGIEAYLVENNYPAHVGLVRSHDSFYRDDEDSICQLWSQKGVLGADMETSALLTVGRLRGLKVASILNNVVLYQQDVQDGVNQYVNADNVMMQGELVASRAALHALWLQP; encoded by the coding sequence ATGAGCAAACAACCCCATATCGCGGTGAGTCCGCAACAGGTGGCCGAGCATGTCATCGTGTGTGGTGAGCCGGATCGTGTTAATCGCATCTCAGCCCTGCTGGAGCAAGTTGAGCTGTTAGCCGATAACCGTGAGTTTCGCCTGATGAATGGCCTGTACCAGGGCAAATTGATCACGGTGTGCAGCACGGGTGTGGGTGCGCCATCGGCCATCATCGCCCTGGAAGAGCTGAATCTGTGTGGTGCCAAATATGTGGTACGGGTCGGCTCGGCCGGTGCGCTGCAGCACGATATAGCCCTGGGCGAACTGATTGTTGCCGAGGCTGCGGTACGTGATGAGGGAGGCTCTAAAGCTTATGTGGCCAGTGAGTTCCCGGCCTGCGCCAACCGCCATCTGCTCTTTGGGATAGAGGCGTATCTGGTTGAAAATAACTACCCGGCTCACGTGGGTCTGGTTCGCTCCCATGATAGTTTTTACCGCGATGATGAGGATAGTATCTGTCAGCTCTGGAGCCAAAAAGGCGTACTTGGCGCAGACATGGAAACGTCCGCCCTGTTAACCGTGGGCAGACTGCGCGGGCTGAAAGTGGCTTCAATACTCAATAACGTTGTTCTGTACCAGCAGGATGTTCAGGATGGGGTCAACCAATACGTTAATGCCGATAATGTGATGATGCAGGGGGAACTGGTCGCATCCAGAGCCGCGTTGCACGCCCTGTGGTTACAGCCGTAA
- a CDS encoding DUF3297 family protein: protein MTDTTSQPALPDRLSVNPRSPHHVAEIFEHEIGIKVNGKERFDVEEYCVSEGWVKVPTHKALDRRGQPLMMTVKGTVEAFYK from the coding sequence ATGACCGACACTACATCGCAACCCGCTTTACCCGATCGCCTTTCGGTTAATCCACGTAGCCCACATCATGTGGCAGAAATTTTCGAGCACGAGATCGGTATTAAGGTTAACGGCAAAGAGCGTTTTGATGTCGAGGAATATTGCGTCAGTGAAGGTTGGGTAAAAGTCCCGACTCACAAGGCGTTGGACCGTCGTGGTCAACCGCTTATGATGACAGTAAAAGGGACGGTTGAAGCGTTTTATAAATAA
- a CDS encoding M20/M25/M40 family metallo-hydrolase, whose translation MTNINQQRLVEHFLSLVKIDSESGNEKAVAETLVEQLGQLGFEVTQLSVPGTISNGFNIYAKLQGSLEGSIIFSSHMDTVTPGNGIEPIIEDGVISAKGDTILGGDDKSGIAAVMEAVRAIQESGDAHKTIEVAFTVYEERGMHGSKNFDMSKIESNQAIVLDSGGPIGTIITTAPGQQSLKVTIKGKPAHAGLEPEAGINALTVAADAISKMQLSRIDEETTANIGVVQGGQATNIVMPELHIEAEARSLNDDKLAKQVEHMVSTFESAAQKHGAGIEIASSRSYNAYHISDDDAHVTEIKAAFEAIGIEAVTKPTGGGSDANIFNEKGLKTVNLSTGMSKVHTTDEFIAVADLVSITEFIRSYLTR comes from the coding sequence ATGACAAATATTAATCAACAAAGGCTGGTTGAACACTTTCTCTCGCTGGTGAAAATCGACAGCGAATCAGGCAATGAAAAAGCGGTTGCTGAAACCTTAGTAGAGCAACTCGGTCAACTGGGCTTTGAGGTTACACAGCTTAGCGTTCCTGGCACCATTTCAAATGGCTTTAATATCTACGCCAAGCTACAGGGCTCGCTTGAAGGTAGCATCATTTTCAGCAGCCACATGGATACTGTGACACCGGGTAATGGTATTGAACCCATCATTGAAGATGGTGTTATTAGCGCTAAAGGCGACACCATTTTAGGGGGCGATGACAAATCCGGTATCGCTGCGGTCATGGAAGCGGTTCGTGCCATTCAAGAAAGTGGTGATGCACATAAAACCATTGAAGTTGCGTTTACCGTTTATGAAGAGCGTGGCATGCATGGCTCTAAGAACTTCGATATGAGCAAGATTGAGTCTAACCAAGCTATAGTGCTTGATTCCGGTGGCCCGATTGGCACGATTATCACTACGGCTCCGGGTCAACAAAGCCTGAAAGTTACCATCAAAGGCAAGCCTGCGCACGCGGGACTGGAACCTGAAGCAGGCATTAATGCCCTGACGGTCGCGGCTGACGCCATCAGCAAGATGCAGTTGAGTCGAATCGATGAGGAAACCACCGCCAATATCGGTGTAGTGCAAGGTGGTCAGGCGACCAACATCGTGATGCCAGAGTTGCACATCGAAGCGGAAGCCCGCTCATTGAATGATGATAAGCTGGCGAAGCAAGTGGAACACATGGTATCGACCTTTGAATCGGCGGCACAAAAGCATGGCGCAGGCATAGAGATTGCCTCGAGTCGCTCTTACAATGCGTACCATATCTCGGATGATGATGCGCACGTTACTGAGATTAAAGCCGCTTTTGAAGCCATAGGTATCGAAGCTGTCACTAAGCCTACCGGTGGAGGCTCAGATGCCAACATCTTTAATGAAAAAGGCCTGAAGACGGTTAACTTGTCGACGGGGATGTCGAAAGTGCACACCACAGATGAGTTTATCGCCGTCGCCGATCTGGTATCAATCACAGAGTTTATCCGTTCATACCTGACGCGCTGA
- a CDS encoding dCMP deaminase family protein, translating to MMTKWAIRFLQMAELVASWSKDPSTQVGAVITENNRIVSLGFNGYPHGISDSAETDNREMKLLKTLHAEENAILHAKRDLSSCEIWVTHFPCPNCAAKIIQTGLRAVHSPQPSEDFLSRWGDKIKVSQDMFDQAGVQVDWMQVES from the coding sequence ATGATGACAAAATGGGCGATACGATTTTTACAGATGGCCGAGCTAGTTGCATCTTGGAGTAAAGATCCCTCCACTCAAGTTGGGGCAGTGATCACCGAAAATAACCGCATTGTCTCATTAGGTTTCAACGGCTACCCCCATGGGATCTCCGATAGTGCCGAAACCGACAACCGGGAGATGAAACTCCTGAAAACCCTCCATGCAGAAGAGAACGCCATACTCCATGCCAAACGTGATCTGAGTAGCTGTGAGATCTGGGTGACCCACTTCCCCTGCCCCAACTGCGCTGCCAAGATAATCCAAACTGGTTTACGCGCCGTACATAGCCCGCAACCCAGCGAAGATTTTCTGTCGCGCTGGGGAGATAAGATTAAAGTCAGCCAGGATATGTTCGACCAAGCCGGCGTCCAGGTCGATTGGATGCAGGTAGAGTCGTAG